From a region of the Mobula birostris isolate sMobBir1 chromosome 28, sMobBir1.hap1, whole genome shotgun sequence genome:
- the LOC140189143 gene encoding histone H4, whose translation MSGRGKGGKGLGKGGAKRHRKVLRDNIQGITKPAIRRLARRGGVKRISGLIYEETRGVLKVFLENVIRDAVTYTEHAKRKTVTAMDVVYALKRQGRTLYGFGG comes from the coding sequence ATgtctggcagagggaaaggaggcaaAGGACTGGGCAAAGGCGGAGCCAAGCGGCACCGTAAAGTGCTCCGTGATAACATCCAGGGCATCACCAAACCGGCCATCCGCCGTCTGGCTCGCCGTGGCGGCGTCAAGCGGATCTCGGGTCTGATCTACGAGGAGACCCGCGGGGTGCTGAAGGTTTTCCTGGAGAATGTGATCCGGGATGCGGTCACCTACACTGAACACGCCAAGCGCAAGACGGTCACTGCCATGGATGTGGTGTACGCTCTGAAACGCCAGGGCCGCACTCTCTATGGCTTCGGCGGCTGA
- the LOC140188856 gene encoding histone H3 encodes MARTKQTARKSTGGKAPRKQLATKAARKSAPATGGVKKPHRYRPGTVALREIRRYQKSTELLIRKLPFQRLVREIAQDFKTDLRFQSSAVMALQEASEAYLVGLFEDTNLCAIHAKRVTIMPKDIQLARRIRGERA; translated from the coding sequence ATGGCCCGCACCAAGCAGACAGCGCGTAAATCGACCGGAGGGAAAGCTCCTCGCAAACAGTTGGCGACCAAAGCGGCGCGGAAGAGCGCTCCAGCCACCGGCGGAGTGAAGAAGCCTCATCGCTACCGGCCTGGCACCGTGGCTCTGCGGGAGATCCGGCGCTACCAGAAATCCACCGAGCTGCTCATCCGCAAACTTCCCTTCCAGCGCCTGGTGCGGGAGATCGCTCAGGACTTCAAAACCGATCTGCGGTTCCAGAGCTCGGCCGTCATGGCCCTACAGGAGGCCAGCGAGGCTTACCTGGTCGGGCTGTTTGAGGACACTAACCTGTGCGCCATCCACGCCAAGCGAGTCACCATCATGCCCAAGGACATCCAGTTGGCCCGCCGCATCCGCGGGGAGCGCGCCTGA
- the LOC140188967 gene encoding histone H1-like, whose translation MTETAPAETAPPAAPAAAKKTPKKKAAGRSKPAGPKLGEQIDKIVADCRDRKGMSAVAIMKALTSSGVDVGKRRAQIRMCIRKRVESGSLVQTKGAGLSGSFKSGQGKSAVKAVKKANKPSVKKSAIKKSPSKKSGAKNPAAKKAAAKKPAAKKAAAKKPAAKKAAAKKPAAKKTAAKKPAAKKAAAKKPAASKPKSPKKLAAPKKKAAKKTAVKK comes from the coding sequence ATGACCGAGACAGCACCCGCCGAAACGGCTCCTCCAGCCGCACCCGCCGCCGCAAAGAAGACTCCCAAGAAGAAGGCGGCCGGCCGGAGCAAACCAGCCGGTCCCAAGCTGGGCGAACAAATCGATAAGATTGTGGCGGATTGTCGCGATAGGAAGGGGATGTCCGCTGTGGCCATCATGAAGGCTCTGACCAGCAGCGGTGTCGATGTGGGGAAACGTCGCGCCCAGATCAGGATGTGCATCAGGAAGAGAGTGGAAAGCGGCTCCTTGGTTCAGACCAAGGGCgcgggtctttcgggatcctttaAATCCGGTCAAGGAAAAAGTGCCGTGAAAGCGGTGAAGAAAGCGAACAAACCATCGGTAAAGAAATCTGCCATCAAGAAATCTCCAAGCAAGAAGTCTGGCGCCAAGAACCCAGCGGCGAAGAAAGCGGCAGCGAAGAAACCAGCGGCTAAAAAAGCGGCAGCTAAGAAACCAGCGGCTAAAAAAGCGGCAGCTAAGAAACCAGCGGCTAAAAAAACGGCAGCTAAGAAACCAGCGGCTAAAAAAGCGGCAGCTAAGAAACCAGCGGCGTCGAAGCCAAAGAGCCCCAAGAAACTCGCAGCCCCGAAGAAGAAGGCGGCCAAGAAGACAGCAGTCAAAAAGTGA